Proteins encoded in a region of the Candidatus Finniella inopinata genome:
- the map gene encoding type I methionyl aminopeptidase, giving the protein MINPYHHQHTEHCQHGHHHEEEEVEQVLIHTNQDFEGMRKAGRLASQMLDYITPFVKAGVTTNELNTLCHDFILKHGAIPAPLGYQGFPKSICTSVNHVVCHGIPGDKKLIEGDIINIDVTTIVDGWHGDTSRMFAIGKIGVRAEKLINVTYEAMMRGIEVVKPGATLGDVGHAIQSFAERQGFSIVRDFCGHGVGKTFHMTPTVLHYGKPGTGLELQEGMFFTIEPMINAGKPGVKVLEDGWTAVTKDKSLSAQFEHSLAVTSNGYEIFTVSG; this is encoded by the coding sequence ATGATTAATCCCTACCACCATCAACACACAGAACATTGCCAGCACGGCCACCACCACGAAGAGGAGGAGGTTGAGCAGGTCCTGATTCACACAAATCAAGACTTTGAGGGCATGCGAAAGGCCGGACGATTGGCATCGCAGATGCTTGACTATATCACCCCCTTTGTCAAGGCAGGCGTCACGACCAATGAATTGAATACGCTGTGTCACGATTTTATTCTGAAGCACGGCGCTATCCCTGCCCCCCTTGGCTATCAGGGATTCCCCAAATCGATTTGCACCTCTGTAAATCACGTGGTTTGCCATGGTATTCCAGGGGATAAAAAGCTCATCGAGGGGGATATTATTAACATTGACGTCACCACGATTGTGGATGGATGGCATGGCGATACCAGCCGCATGTTCGCTATTGGTAAGATTGGGGTCCGGGCCGAAAAACTGATCAATGTGACTTATGAGGCCATGATGCGCGGCATTGAAGTTGTGAAGCCGGGCGCCACGTTAGGTGATGTGGGCCATGCGATTCAAAGCTTTGCTGAGCGTCAGGGCTTCTCCATCGTACGCGATTTTTGCGGGCATGGTGTTGGAAAAACGTTTCATATGACACCCACTGTGTTGCACTATGGCAAACCAGGTACAGGGTTGGAATTGCAAGAGGGGATGTTTTTCACGATTGAACCCATGATTAATGCCGGCAAACCCGGTGTGAAGGTTTTGGAAGACGGATGGACGGCCGTAACCAAGGATAAGTCTTTATCGGCCCAATTCGAACATAGCCTGGCCGTCACGTCCAATGGTTATGAAATTTTTACGGTTAGTGGTTAA